From Fusobacterium sp. FSA-380-WT-3A, the proteins below share one genomic window:
- a CDS encoding Asp23/Gls24 family envelope stress response protein gives MSNLGNIKIADDVVKTIAAKATEDVEGVYRLAGGVADEFGKILGKKRGVNGIKVEVGEKECSIDTFIIIKHGYPISEVAKKVQESVLESVSRLTALKVIEVNVFVQDIKIEDGKNSKDENETSGEIE, from the coding sequence ATGAGTAACTTAGGAAATATAAAAATTGCTGATGATGTAGTAAAAACAATAGCAGCAAAAGCTACAGAAGATGTTGAGGGTGTATACAGATTAGCTGGTGGAGTAGCTGATGAATTTGGTAAAATTCTTGGTAAAAAAAGAGGAGTTAATGGAATTAAAGTAGAAGTTGGAGAAAAAGAATGTAGTATAGATACTTTTATTATTATTAAACATGGATATCCTATATCTGAAGTTGCTAAAAAAGTTCAAGAATCTGTTTTAGAATCTGTTTCTCGTTTAACTGCTTTAAAAGTTATTGAAGTTAATGTTTTCGTTCAAGATATTAAAATCGAAGATGGTAAAAACTCTAAAGATGAAAACGAAACAAGTGGAGAAATAGAATAA
- the amaP gene encoding alkaline shock response membrane anchor protein AmaP, which produces MIKNIIFFFAWIGIFLLSMFGIVYIVSPEFLVSFNINTLVGNTFILTISIVYFIISLFRFITIFSRTKGYTITSSHGEVLVSTESIKSIIKETLEDDTEIKNLKISCGKKGRHYKVTLFIDMNTQRSIAEKSSEIQQKVKDELFRRLELEIQIVEIKISKVSIKNQGMN; this is translated from the coding sequence ATGATAAAAAATATTATATTTTTCTTTGCATGGATTGGAATATTCTTATTATCTATGTTTGGAATTGTTTATATAGTAAGTCCTGAATTTTTAGTATCTTTTAATATAAACACTCTTGTTGGAAATACTTTTATTTTAACTATTTCTATAGTTTATTTTATTATTTCTTTATTTAGATTTATCACTATTTTTTCTAGAACAAAAGGGTATACTATTACTAGCTCACATGGAGAAGTATTAGTATCTACAGAATCTATTAAAAGTATAATTAAAGAAACATTAGAAGATGATACTGAAATTAAAAACCTTAAAATTTCTTGTGGTAAAAAAGGTAGACATTATAAAGTAACTCTTTTTATAGATATGAATACTCAAAGAAGTATTGCTGAAAAAAGTTCTGAAATTCAACAAAAAGTTAAAGATGAATTGTTTAGAAGATTAGAACTTGAAATTCAAATAGTAGAAATTAAAATTTCTAAAGTTTCTATAAAAAATCAAGGGATGAATTAG
- a CDS encoding DUF2273 domain-containing protein yields the protein MLEEFIYSLIENRKKIFWGVVFFVISILFIAFGLFSTIFIVVMTIVGYHFGDMDNKNIITKLKTTLTNLLNKIDTN from the coding sequence ATGCTTGAAGAATTTATATATTCTTTAATAGAAAATAGAAAGAAAATATTTTGGGGAGTTGTCTTTTTTGTAATCTCCATATTATTTATTGCTTTCGGTTTATTCTCTACAATTTTTATTGTTGTAATGACTATTGTTGGATATCACTTTGGAGATATGGATAATAAAAATATAATAACAAAATTAAAAACTACATTAACAAATTTACTTAACAAAATAGATACAAATTAA
- the nusB gene encoding transcription antitermination factor NusB, producing the protein MTRKAAREQLFKLIFEAELKETSLSEIFNSFLKRVSEEEIEISEEALDFIKKYSLGISEHCDEILKKIENTMEGWSFDRIGNIEKALLKGAVYELSYENTPKEIVINETVELAKKYGDTKSSEFLNGVLAKFV; encoded by the coding sequence ATGACTAGAAAAGCTGCTAGAGAGCAATTATTCAAATTAATATTTGAAGCAGAATTAAAAGAAACTTCTTTAAGTGAAATTTTTAATTCTTTTCTAAAAAGAGTTTCTGAAGAGGAAATAGAAATTAGTGAAGAAGCTTTAGATTTTATTAAAAAATATTCTTTAGGTATTTCTGAACATTGTGATGAAATACTTAAAAAAATTGAAAATACTATGGAAGGATGGAGTTTTGACAGAATAGGGAATATTGAAAAAGCTCTTTTAAAAGGTGCTGTATATGAGCTTTCTTATGAAAATACTCCTAAAGAAATAGTTATAAATGAAACTGTTGAACTTGCTAAAAAATATGGAGATACTAAATCTTCTGAATTTTTAAATGGTGTTTTAGCAAAGTTTGTATAA
- a CDS encoding ABC transporter substrate-binding protein — protein sequence MKKIIFLIIFLIKNISFGALEDYTLQDKLQKENIKILQELKVNTIDPILLTDIYSKRIFKYLYNTLFKIDEHGNIIPDIAKEYKYLDKKNLYIKLKENIIFQDKTFLSSTDVKNSLMRVKNKGALKEFYKNIKNIKILNNSELIIELTTEDKYLLNILSHNMSSIIKEKNNDILGTGDYFIENFKKNTLILKNKKTSNRIIITKVFSKKDRILDLYNNNADIIYDINSLDIEKYIKLGLINKKDFNITSDNILTSALIFNENRDLNFRKAINSLLNKKEKFLLPKEIYGTNFDILEDKTHVKNIKKDLNLKNNSLNLMILNTEEDKLYAKNIEKDLKKYGINVKIIPYQVDAFYYNLKNRNFDMAIQHIVFNKKYPEISLGKVILYDIYDKNLYSDLNFYRKKFNNKNDLENKKEIFIETVNEISKKLPYIPLKHQVLYILSNKNINI from the coding sequence ATGAAAAAAATTATTTTCTTAATAATATTTCTAATAAAAAATATTTCTTTTGGAGCTTTAGAAGATTATACATTACAAGATAAATTACAAAAAGAAAATATAAAAATTCTTCAAGAATTAAAAGTTAATACTATTGACCCCATTTTGTTAACTGATATTTATTCAAAAAGAATTTTTAAATATCTTTATAATACTTTATTTAAAATAGATGAGCATGGAAATATAATTCCTGATATAGCAAAAGAATATAAATATCTTGATAAAAAAAATTTATATATAAAATTAAAAGAGAATATAATATTTCAAGATAAAACCTTTCTTTCATCAACTGATGTAAAAAATTCTCTAATGAGAGTCAAAAATAAAGGTGCTTTAAAAGAGTTTTATAAAAACATTAAAAATATTAAAATATTAAATAATTCTGAATTAATTATTGAATTGACTACTGAAGATAAATATCTTTTAAATATATTATCTCATAATATGAGTTCCATTATAAAAGAAAAAAATAATGATATTTTGGGAACTGGTGATTATTTCATAGAAAATTTTAAAAAAAATACTCTAATCTTAAAAAACAAAAAAACTTCAAATAGAATAATTATAACTAAAGTTTTTTCAAAAAAAGATAGAATTTTAGATTTATACAATAATAATGCTGATATTATATATGATATTAATTCTCTTGATATAGAGAAATATATAAAATTAGGATTGATTAATAAAAAAGATTTTAATATAACTAGTGATAATATACTTACTTCTGCTTTAATTTTTAATGAAAATAGAGATTTAAACTTCAGAAAAGCAATAAATTCTTTATTAAATAAAAAAGAAAAATTTTTATTGCCAAAAGAAATTTATGGAACAAATTTTGATATTTTAGAAGATAAAACCCATGTTAAAAATATAAAAAAGGATTTAAATTTAAAAAATAATTCTTTAAATCTTATGATACTTAATACTGAAGAAGATAAACTTTATGCCAAAAATATAGAAAAAGATTTAAAAAAATATGGAATAAATGTTAAGATTATTCCATATCAAGTTGATGCCTTTTATTATAACTTAAAAAATAGAAATTTCGATATGGCAATTCAACATATAGTTTTCAATAAAAAATATCCAGAAATCTCTCTAGGAAAAGTAATACTTTATGATATTTATGATAAAAATTTATACTCTGATTTAAATTTTTATAGAAAAAAATTTAACAATAAAAATGATTTAGAAAATAAAAAAGAAATATTTATAGAAACTGTTAATGAAATATCTAAAAAATTACCTTATATTCCTTTAAAACATCAAGTATTATATATTTTATCTAACAAAAATATAAATATTTAA
- a CDS encoding DUF4402 domain-containing protein: MKKIFYIFVFLTFSFSSYCKNYLGEFLKFYPEENLVVETTSRIRFSSEISIIKENGNINDFFYLSLENKRNFINLNNIKISSLTGVKEGKNIYFKNSVTNEGLQEIKILLEGEIIFNWLIKNQNISNIKIGYINSNVNPVYLTLDINMFNPIHSLKIKVVNNMNLGKVEAGNKLSTKSFGTPANLTIEGQENKKVSITIPKNITIKNSKNDTLSVDLKFRDNNKQKLIRELSHNGKNTYKTGNNKNIVSKDILIDGESQTNKNSRGIYKGVFTVRVEYID, encoded by the coding sequence TTGAAAAAAATATTTTATATATTTGTATTCTTAACTTTTTCTTTTTCTTCTTATTGTAAAAATTATTTAGGAGAATTTTTAAAATTTTATCCAGAAGAAAATCTAGTAGTAGAGACTACAAGTAGAATTAGATTTTCTAGTGAAATAAGTATTATTAAAGAGAATGGAAATATAAATGATTTCTTTTATCTAAGTTTAGAAAATAAAAGAAACTTTATAAATTTAAATAATATAAAAATTTCTTCTTTAACTGGTGTAAAAGAAGGAAAAAATATATATTTTAAAAATTCTGTAACTAATGAAGGTTTACAAGAAATTAAAATTTTATTAGAGGGAGAGATTATATTTAATTGGCTTATTAAAAATCAAAATATATCTAATATAAAAATTGGTTATATTAATTCCAATGTTAATCCTGTATACTTGACTTTGGATATTAATATGTTTAATCCAATACATAGTTTAAAGATAAAAGTTGTCAATAATATGAATCTAGGAAAAGTTGAAGCTGGAAATAAACTCTCAACAAAAAGTTTTGGAACTCCTGCTAATTTAACTATTGAGGGACAAGAAAATAAAAAAGTTAGTATCACAATTCCTAAAAATATTACTATTAAAAATTCTAAAAATGATACATTATCAGTAGATTTAAAATTTAGAGATAATAATAAACAAAAGTTAATAAGAGAACTATCTCATAATGGAAAAAATACATATAAAACGGGAAATAACAAAAATATAGTTTCAAAAGATATATTGATTGATGGGGAAAGTCAGACAAATAAAAATTCTAGGGGAATATACAAAGGGGTATTCACTGTGAGGGTAGAGTATATTGATTAA
- a CDS encoding toxin-antitoxin system YwqK family antitoxin — MKNLILFIFLTFCNICFSVDRIENIKYKKIINNIVYFKNEASPFSGKFIGKNIEEQYKNGIREGYFKNFIIENDEIFICEGRFNNGLKNGQWIINYPNGNPKAILKYYYDIPFGEWKYFYSNGNILSIEKFKEGELHGKIIVFNTKGEYKIKMYFEEGLLHKEFISYHANGKISSLANFYYGKLNGELRLFSTKGITLVEGQYNMNQREGLWCFYYNTGELKSKINYKNGKRNGKSIIYGKGGEILQEIVFINGIEIDEKKEYKNYGDKILEGFKHFTEQLEYKKYDKILSEI; from the coding sequence TTGAAAAATTTAATTTTATTTATTTTTCTTACTTTTTGTAATATTTGCTTCTCTGTAGATAGAATAGAAAATATCAAATATAAAAAAATAATAAATAATATTGTTTATTTTAAAAATGAAGCTTCTCCATTTTCTGGTAAATTCATTGGAAAAAATATTGAAGAACAATATAAAAATGGAATTCGAGAAGGTTATTTTAAAAATTTTATAATAGAAAATGATGAAATTTTTATATGTGAAGGTAGGTTTAATAATGGATTAAAAAATGGACAATGGATAATAAACTATCCTAATGGTAATCCAAAAGCCATATTGAAATATTATTATGATATTCCATTTGGAGAATGGAAATATTTTTATTCTAATGGAAATATTTTAAGTATAGAAAAGTTTAAAGAAGGTGAGCTTCATGGAAAAATCATTGTTTTTAATACCAAAGGAGAATATAAAATAAAAATGTATTTTGAAGAAGGTCTATTACACAAAGAATTTATTTCTTATCATGCAAATGGAAAAATTTCATCTTTAGCAAATTTCTATTATGGAAAACTTAATGGGGAATTGAGACTTTTTTCCACTAAAGGAATAACTCTTGTAGAAGGTCAATATAATATGAATCAAAGAGAAGGTTTATGGTGTTTTTATTACAATACTGGAGAGTTAAAAAGCAAGATAAATTATAAAAATGGAAAAAGAAATGGAAAAAGTATAATTTATGGAAAAGGAGGCGAAATTTTACAAGAAATCGTTTTTATTAATGGTATTGAAATAGATGAAAAGAAGGAATATAAAAATTATGGAGATAAAATTCTGGAAGGATTTAAACATTTTACAGAGCAATTAGAATATAAAAAATATGATAAAATCTTATCTGAAATATAA
- a CDS encoding fimbria/pilus periplasmic chaperone, with protein sequence MKKIIFFILFIVTTTISLALNFSIYPTKFEIDLSKTSTYEMYIINNTDLPLRIGITLESDKNFGEKYNLNSNIKIFPKTASIKPAGKQIVRFRVTPNENTKDGEYKSYITFTEIPPEIKTTKKNTNDITSEIKMITAIMISVYGEGKNPVIDGNLKNITTNFNNGILTLSGKSSSKGNTSLKFDYSINGKNIKSEGRLGISPRNGENIISTSINLSTAKKGDKINITIKDQKGKSYFNQKIRL encoded by the coding sequence ATGAAAAAAATTATATTTTTTATTTTATTTATCGTTACAACAACAATTTCATTAGCTTTGAATTTTTCAATTTATCCTACAAAATTTGAAATAGATTTATCAAAAACATCTACTTATGAAATGTACATTATTAATAATACTGATTTACCTTTAAGAATAGGAATAACTTTAGAAAGTGACAAAAATTTTGGTGAAAAATATAATTTAAATTCTAATATAAAAATTTTTCCTAAAACTGCATCTATTAAACCAGCTGGAAAACAAATAGTTAGATTTAGAGTTACTCCTAATGAAAATACAAAAGATGGGGAATATAAAAGTTACATAACATTTACTGAAATTCCTCCTGAAATAAAAACTACTAAAAAAAATACAAATGATATTACTAGTGAAATAAAAATGATAACTGCAATTATGATTTCTGTTTATGGAGAAGGTAAAAATCCTGTAATAGATGGTAATCTTAAAAATATAACTACTAATTTTAATAATGGAATTTTAACTTTATCTGGTAAAAGTTCTTCAAAAGGAAATACTTCTTTAAAATTTGATTATTCTATAAATGGAAAAAATATAAAATCAGAGGGAAGATTAGGAATTTCTCCTAGAAATGGTGAAAATATAATTTCTACTAGTATAAATTTGTCAACTGCTAAAAAAGGAGATAAAATAAATATCACTATAAAAGACCAAAAAGGAAAATCATATTTTAATCAAAAAATAAGATTATAA